In one window of Pseudobacteriovorax antillogorgiicola DNA:
- a CDS encoding UDP-glucuronic acid decarboxylase family protein, which translates to MQAIGQKRVLITGGAGFLGSHLCDRYIEDGWDVICMDNFHTGSKNNIQHLRDHPRFELVRHDITEPFMAEVDLILNFACPASPVHYQSNPIKTLKTSLLGTMNMLGLAKRVGARITHASTSEVYGDPQVHPQPESYWGNVNPIGPRSCYDEGKRAAETLCFDYHRVHDVESRVVRIFNTYGPRMAVNDGRVVSNFIVQALRGDDITIYGDGSQTRSFCFASDLIDGIIALTHQSDTQGPINIGNDGEFTVKELAEKVVSITRSSSKIVYKPLPEDDPKVRRPNLEQARKFLGYEPKVRLEEGLIKTVDYFKSELAL; encoded by the coding sequence ATGCAAGCAATTGGTCAAAAACGTGTCTTAATAACCGGTGGAGCGGGTTTTCTTGGAAGCCATCTCTGCGATCGTTACATCGAAGATGGCTGGGATGTCATCTGCATGGATAACTTTCACACCGGCTCTAAAAATAACATCCAGCATCTGCGTGATCATCCTCGTTTCGAATTAGTGCGTCATGATATCACCGAGCCCTTCATGGCTGAAGTGGACTTGATTTTGAACTTTGCTTGCCCTGCGAGCCCTGTGCATTATCAATCCAATCCGATCAAGACTTTGAAAACGTCTCTATTAGGCACCATGAACATGTTGGGTCTCGCCAAGAGGGTGGGAGCGCGTATCACTCATGCCAGCACCTCTGAAGTTTATGGTGATCCCCAAGTTCACCCTCAGCCAGAAAGCTACTGGGGTAACGTAAATCCTATCGGGCCCCGCAGCTGTTACGACGAAGGCAAGCGCGCCGCGGAAACCCTTTGCTTCGATTATCATCGCGTCCACGATGTGGAAAGCCGAGTGGTTCGAATATTTAACACCTACGGCCCACGGATGGCGGTGAATGATGGGCGGGTGGTGAGCAACTTTATCGTTCAAGCGCTCCGAGGTGATGATATCACTATTTATGGCGATGGCAGTCAGACTAGGTCTTTTTGCTTTGCTAGTGATCTGATTGACGGCATTATCGCGCTAACCCACCAAAGCGACACCCAAGGGCCAATCAATATCGGCAATGATGGTGAGTTCACAGTTAAGGAACTTGCAGAGAAGGTTGTGAGCATCACTAGGAGCTCCTCGAAAATAGTTTATAAGCCTTTACCAGAAGACGATCCGAAAGTACGTCGTCCTAACTTGGAACAAGCTAGAAAATTTCTTGGTTACGAGCCAAAAGTTCGTCTAGAAGAAGGTTTGATAAAGACTGTCGATTACTTCAAGTCCGAATTGGCCCTGTAG
- the sucC gene encoding ADP-forming succinate--CoA ligase subunit beta, producing MNIHEYQAKHLFRENGVPVPDGYLAQNGIEAEFAMRRLGTEVAVVKAQVHAGGRGKAGGVKLAKTPEECKALTEEMIGMTLVTHQTGPEGKLVRKVYIEAGSKIEKEYYLALLLDRETAGISIMFSTEGGMDIEEVAEKTPEKIVVVNVDPTVGLQGHHIRTLCFGLGLPKNEQKLLGGIVKNLYKMFLKYDYSMLEINPLVVTQDGEMFALDGKMNFDDNALYRQKEVDEMRDFLEEDEREIEASKYGLSYIGLDGNIGCLVNGAGLAMATMDIIKHYGGTPANFLDVGGGASQETVTNAFKILLSDSNVKGIFVNIFGGIMRCDVIANGVVAAAKELGLKVPLVVRLAGTNVEEGKKILNESGLNLEAADDMADGAKKIVELSK from the coding sequence ATGAATATCCACGAATATCAAGCAAAGCATCTATTCCGCGAAAATGGTGTTCCGGTGCCTGATGGATATCTAGCTCAAAATGGCATTGAAGCTGAGTTTGCAATGCGGCGACTAGGCACAGAGGTCGCTGTTGTTAAAGCCCAGGTCCATGCCGGGGGAAGGGGAAAAGCAGGGGGCGTTAAACTAGCGAAAACCCCAGAGGAGTGCAAAGCACTCACTGAAGAAATGATCGGCATGACACTTGTCACTCACCAAACTGGTCCCGAAGGCAAGCTTGTCCGCAAGGTTTATATCGAAGCTGGTAGCAAGATCGAAAAAGAATACTACCTCGCTCTTCTTCTCGATCGCGAGACTGCTGGTATCAGCATCATGTTCTCCACTGAAGGTGGCATGGACATCGAAGAGGTTGCTGAAAAAACTCCTGAAAAGATCGTCGTTGTCAATGTCGATCCCACAGTTGGCCTTCAAGGTCACCACATCCGAACCCTATGCTTTGGCCTTGGCTTACCCAAGAATGAGCAAAAGCTTTTGGGCGGCATTGTTAAAAACTTATATAAGATGTTTCTCAAGTACGATTACTCGATGCTTGAAATCAACCCACTTGTGGTTACTCAAGATGGAGAGATGTTCGCTCTTGACGGCAAGATGAACTTCGACGACAACGCTCTTTATCGCCAAAAAGAAGTTGATGAAATGCGCGACTTCCTCGAAGAGGACGAGCGGGAAATCGAAGCCTCTAAATACGGCTTAAGCTATATCGGACTCGATGGCAACATCGGCTGTCTAGTAAACGGTGCTGGCCTTGCCATGGCAACCATGGACATCATCAAGCACTACGGCGGCACCCCCGCTAACTTCCTCGACGTTGGTGGTGGCGCAAGCCAAGAAACTGTTACCAACGCCTTTAAGATTCTTCTCTCCGACTCGAATGTGAAGGGAATCTTCGTCAATATCTTCGGCGGCATCATGAGATGTGATGTGATTGCCAATGGTGTTGTCGCTGCTGCAAAGGAACTTGGCCTTAAAGTACCATTGGTGGTTCGCCTTGCGGGAACCAATGTGGAAGAAGGTAAAAAGATTCTCAACGAATCTGGCCTAAACCTAGAAGCTGCGGACGACATGGCAGATGGCGCCAAGAAAATTGTGGAACTGTCCAAGTAA
- the sucD gene encoding succinate--CoA ligase subunit alpha: MAILINRDTKVITQGITGKSGEFHTRLSHEYAPCFVGGVTPGKAGQKATCDLPIFNTVADAKEATNANASMIFVPPPFAADAILEAIDAEIELIICITEGIPVLDMVPVQKALARSSSRLVGPNCPGVITPGQCKIGIMPGHIHQPGKAGIVSKSGTLTYEAVGQTTKAGVGQSTCVGIGGDPIIGTNFIDVLAQFEEDPETEGIVLIGEIGGDAEIKAAQFIKENVSKPVAAFIAGQTAPKGKRMGHAGAIVSGGHGTAEEKIAALKEAGCVVADTTAEIGDCLLKAMKK, translated from the coding sequence GTGGCTATTCTTATCAACCGAGACACAAAAGTCATCACCCAAGGGATCACGGGAAAGTCTGGTGAGTTTCACACGCGCCTTTCTCATGAGTATGCACCTTGCTTTGTGGGTGGTGTGACTCCTGGCAAGGCTGGTCAAAAAGCAACTTGTGATCTGCCGATCTTCAATACCGTTGCCGACGCTAAAGAAGCAACAAATGCCAACGCAAGTATGATCTTCGTTCCTCCTCCCTTTGCAGCCGATGCGATCTTAGAAGCAATCGATGCAGAGATTGAGCTTATCATTTGTATCACTGAGGGAATCCCTGTTTTGGATATGGTCCCCGTGCAGAAGGCTCTAGCCCGATCGTCATCACGATTAGTTGGCCCTAACTGCCCCGGTGTAATCACTCCTGGTCAGTGTAAAATTGGTATCATGCCTGGCCATATCCATCAGCCAGGAAAGGCCGGAATCGTATCAAAATCTGGTACACTCACTTACGAAGCTGTTGGTCAAACCACAAAAGCTGGCGTGGGTCAATCAACCTGTGTTGGTATCGGTGGTGACCCCATCATCGGCACGAACTTCATCGACGTCCTTGCTCAGTTTGAAGAAGATCCTGAAACTGAGGGCATCGTTCTTATCGGTGAAATTGGTGGCGATGCAGAGATTAAGGCCGCTCAGTTCATCAAAGAAAATGTCAGCAAACCTGTTGCTGCCTTTATCGCAGGACAAACAGCTCCCAAAGGCAAGCGTATGGGTCACGCAGGTGCAATCGTTTCCGGTGGTCATGGAACTGCTGAAGAGAAGATCGCAGCGCTTAAAGAAGCTGGCTGCGTTGTTGCTGATACGACTGCAGAAATCGGTGACTGCTTACTAAAAGCGATGAAGAAGTAA
- a CDS encoding macro domain-containing protein — protein MLGVRHYKGIAIDLFHGDITEFVCDGMVNAANEALAGGGGVDGAIHQAGGPIILEECRQIGSCATGSAVKTSAGNLPAKAVIHTVGPVWRGGQENEPKLLESCYYNSLKLGHELGFRHLAFPSISTGIYSFPVQQAAELTFQAMRSFIDEFSDKTTIKRITMVLFSRDDHNCYQDQMFQEFSEEEA, from the coding sequence ATGCTAGGTGTTCGCCATTATAAAGGCATAGCTATTGACCTCTTCCACGGCGACATCACTGAGTTTGTCTGCGATGGAATGGTCAATGCTGCCAATGAAGCCTTGGCTGGCGGTGGAGGCGTCGATGGCGCCATCCACCAAGCCGGCGGGCCCATCATCTTGGAGGAGTGTCGACAAATTGGTTCCTGCGCAACAGGTTCAGCAGTCAAGACAAGTGCTGGAAACCTGCCTGCCAAGGCCGTAATCCACACTGTGGGCCCTGTTTGGCGAGGGGGACAAGAGAACGAGCCGAAGCTACTTGAGTCTTGTTATTACAACAGCCTCAAGCTTGGCCATGAACTTGGGTTTCGTCACCTAGCCTTTCCATCGATCAGCACAGGCATTTATAGCTTTCCAGTGCAGCAGGCTGCTGAATTAACCTTTCAAGCCATGCGCTCGTTCATTGATGAGTTCTCAGACAAGACCACCATCAAGCGAATCACCATGGTGCTCTTTTCCCGCGACGATCATAACTGCTACCAAGATCAGATGTTTCAAGAGTTCTCAGAAGAAGAAGCCTAA
- a CDS encoding UDP-N-acetylmuramate dehydrogenase yields the protein MLKDIAYYKTGGTCNTLHQPESIDQLAEIVSQLHQSKTPYFVIGGGTNSLVLDDHFPGDVIAFTKLKSIKVTRNSIYAEAGVENTMIAQTALSHSLAGAAWMNRLPGQIGGTVRMNARCYGGEISEIASTVIAVSQDGVVKTYDNQGNLFRGYKDTIFMDNGDIIAAVHLALEPGQATDIKAIMDHCETDRIQKGQFTFPSCGCVFKNDYAVGVPSGMLLDRAGAHDLNQDKVALNPKHANFVFNKGATSSDILDMTLAMRELVYKTYGVWLSYEMEILGRLPDRYAAKVRETRPQQFNEAALEPLRLEFSGRKKP from the coding sequence ATGCTAAAAGACATCGCCTACTACAAGACCGGCGGAACTTGCAACACTCTCCACCAGCCAGAATCCATCGATCAGCTTGCAGAAATTGTTAGCCAGTTGCATCAAAGCAAGACTCCCTATTTTGTTATTGGCGGCGGTACGAACTCCCTGGTCTTAGATGATCACTTTCCTGGGGATGTGATTGCTTTCACAAAACTGAAGTCTATCAAAGTCACTAGGAACAGCATATATGCTGAAGCGGGCGTCGAAAACACTATGATTGCCCAAACAGCTCTTAGCCACTCTCTTGCCGGGGCTGCCTGGATGAATCGCCTTCCCGGGCAAATCGGCGGGACGGTAAGGATGAACGCTCGTTGCTATGGTGGTGAAATTAGTGAAATTGCTAGCACTGTGATCGCTGTCTCTCAAGATGGTGTTGTCAAAACGTACGACAACCAAGGAAACTTGTTCCGGGGCTATAAAGATACCATTTTTATGGATAACGGCGATATCATTGCAGCGGTTCACCTGGCACTTGAGCCTGGACAAGCAACTGACATCAAGGCCATCATGGATCACTGTGAAACAGACCGCATTCAGAAGGGCCAATTCACGTTCCCATCCTGCGGCTGCGTCTTTAAGAACGATTATGCTGTTGGCGTCCCCAGTGGAATGCTTCTCGATCGAGCAGGTGCCCACGACCTCAACCAAGATAAGGTTGCCTTGAACCCAAAGCATGCGAATTTTGTTTTTAACAAGGGTGCAACAAGCAGTGATATCCTAGATATGACCCTCGCCATGAGAGAGCTTGTCTATAAAACTTACGGCGTTTGGCTTTCCTATGAAATGGAGATCCTCGGGCGGTTACCAGATCGCTACGCGGCAAAGGTTCGAGAAACCCGTCCTCAGCAATTCAATGAAGCAGCACTAGAGCCCCTCAGACTGGAGTTTTCAGGGCGCAAAAAACCCTAG
- a CDS encoding Hint domain-containing protein: MKKYFGSPQSGKISLLLVLMGGLAATAHQFQKKGQVDQLMKKAQLETANHETEVQALSALTVISAALSRELSSQDPQALLPEPYIPGDFNCNAPRKLVPQTNSIKSVSDGSGQTLKVKLPSIASLDSNDFSKIHGGDTSVLDKAKEVEAKVEILGFNCGTDASNPLLITGAYVKVEVPITERDTNKKRLWTTNALVPIDPPPMSDCELQVVDGEGKILKHGDEGSAGDVKIEMSCNNIVTKAFLFAEQPDAIGAVQEAPTLIGEQEQRDSEGKSTKKEKRSRDDDDDKKRKKFKGKGKRKDKAKGKSKVTTAPIATKSTFTNNKVARTKQPVIQKSESLSSGIHRVIGLVQQVDGSMIEVSQDFTLTAKSSSGGSGPLTYLEILKKCSHKCNVLGDGIYPPAYGGSYYHKDYYQGKAPDIFVCYRSGYYWGFDPNDNCKMLTESVDKRGAEGCFVENTMIRMADGSDRAIQTIRPGDLAWNPRLNQAQKISRVTKGPEHDKIYVIQTAQGTVSVTRTHPFVSTRGIVKAEFLKAGDMLLGDDSLALIEIKDIAVIDSPSRGQTVWNLELEGAFEASHHVILADGVPSGDLFLQNQNWDQAPYESLSQWLAE, from the coding sequence ATGAAAAAGTATTTCGGATCACCTCAATCGGGGAAGATATCCCTATTGCTGGTTCTTATGGGCGGCCTCGCGGCTACAGCTCATCAGTTTCAGAAAAAGGGTCAAGTTGATCAGCTCATGAAAAAGGCGCAACTTGAAACTGCGAATCATGAGACCGAAGTCCAGGCTCTATCAGCCCTGACTGTGATCTCTGCTGCTCTAAGCCGCGAGCTGTCGAGCCAAGACCCCCAGGCACTCCTACCGGAGCCATACATACCCGGTGACTTCAATTGTAACGCTCCTCGCAAATTGGTGCCTCAAACTAACTCTATCAAGTCGGTTTCAGACGGTTCTGGGCAAACTCTAAAAGTGAAGCTCCCTAGTATCGCCAGCTTAGATAGCAATGATTTCTCTAAGATCCACGGTGGCGACACCAGCGTCCTTGACAAAGCCAAGGAGGTGGAAGCCAAGGTAGAGATACTAGGGTTCAACTGCGGCACTGATGCTAGCAACCCACTATTAATCACAGGAGCCTATGTAAAAGTCGAGGTCCCTATTACCGAGCGAGACACGAATAAGAAGCGCCTGTGGACAACCAACGCACTCGTTCCAATCGACCCTCCGCCAATGAGCGACTGCGAATTACAAGTTGTCGATGGTGAAGGCAAAATCCTGAAACATGGAGACGAGGGTTCTGCTGGAGACGTTAAGATCGAAATGTCTTGCAACAACATAGTCACGAAGGCCTTCCTATTTGCGGAGCAACCCGATGCAATCGGTGCTGTTCAGGAAGCACCTACGCTTATAGGAGAGCAAGAACAACGGGACAGCGAGGGTAAGAGCACAAAAAAAGAAAAGCGATCGAGAGACGATGACGATGACAAAAAAAGAAAGAAATTTAAGGGAAAAGGTAAGAGGAAAGATAAAGCAAAAGGCAAAAGTAAAGTGACCACAGCACCGATTGCGACTAAGTCTACGTTCACCAACAATAAGGTAGCGAGGACCAAACAGCCTGTAATTCAAAAATCTGAATCACTAAGCTCTGGTATCCATAGAGTCATTGGCCTTGTTCAGCAGGTTGACGGATCCATGATTGAAGTCTCTCAAGATTTCACTCTCACAGCTAAATCAAGCTCGGGTGGTTCTGGGCCGCTAACTTATCTTGAAATTCTCAAGAAGTGTTCCCACAAGTGTAACGTTCTAGGAGACGGAATCTACCCACCCGCCTATGGCGGCAGCTACTATCACAAAGACTACTATCAAGGTAAAGCCCCAGATATATTTGTTTGCTATCGCAGTGGCTACTACTGGGGTTTTGACCCCAACGACAACTGTAAAATGTTGACGGAATCAGTTGATAAAAGAGGAGCGGAAGGATGCTTTGTGGAGAATACAATGATCCGCATGGCTGACGGATCCGATCGAGCCATACAAACCATTCGTCCAGGAGACCTCGCCTGGAATCCGCGGCTGAACCAAGCGCAGAAGATCAGCCGAGTTACAAAGGGTCCTGAACATGATAAAATTTATGTGATTCAAACGGCACAGGGAACAGTTAGCGTGACTCGCACTCATCCCTTTGTCAGTACTCGTGGAATTGTCAAAGCTGAATTCCTGAAGGCTGGGGATATGCTACTGGGAGACGATTCCCTAGCGCTGATAGAAATCAAAGATATCGCTGTAATTGACTCACCGAGTCGTGGTCAGACCGTTTGGAACCTTGAACTGGAAGGAGCTTTCGAAGCAAGCCATCACGTGATCCTTGCTGACGGTGTTCCTAGTGGTGACTTATTCCTCCAGAACCAAAACTGGGATCAAGCACCCTATGAATCGCTGTCTCAATGGTTGGCCGAGTAG